The Halococcus sediminicola genome includes a region encoding these proteins:
- a CDS encoding helix-turn-helix transcriptional regulator, which produces MTAGIDNIQFLATSAHRVGVLEALADGPTDRRELCEATGASSPTVGRVLADFKERRWLNRDGPTYGLTPLGEYVADRFLAFRDAMEIEEKLRDVWQWLPGEMPGFSAELFADAVVSYPGPGYPYEPVERLGQLIASTSSLRGFDNIVYKSSNLETACGAVLEGMTFEYVFTPKALEGTFAWNPDRIMEVTACENATVLVHDHLPDGDRCGLGIVDDRAGICCHDAETGALTAIIDTDAPEAREWAISVFEQVREEATPVDPAAFDSHESS; this is translated from the coding sequence ATGACCGCGGGAATCGACAACATCCAATTCCTAGCCACGTCGGCCCACCGCGTCGGCGTCCTCGAAGCGTTGGCCGACGGACCAACCGACCGTCGAGAGCTTTGTGAGGCCACCGGCGCCTCCTCGCCAACCGTCGGACGGGTGCTCGCCGACTTCAAAGAGCGTCGGTGGCTCAACAGGGATGGCCCCACGTACGGACTGACCCCCCTCGGTGAATACGTCGCCGACCGGTTCCTGGCTTTCAGGGACGCGATGGAGATCGAGGAGAAGCTTCGCGATGTCTGGCAGTGGCTGCCGGGCGAGATGCCGGGCTTCTCCGCCGAGCTCTTCGCCGACGCGGTGGTTTCCTACCCTGGACCAGGCTACCCCTACGAGCCCGTTGAGCGTCTCGGCCAGCTCATCGCGTCGACCTCCTCGTTGCGCGGGTTCGACAACATCGTCTACAAATCAAGCAACCTGGAGACGGCCTGCGGAGCGGTCCTCGAAGGAATGACGTTCGAGTACGTGTTCACGCCCAAGGCCCTGGAGGGGACGTTCGCCTGGAATCCTGATCGGATCATGGAAGTCACCGCCTGTGAGAACGCTACCGTCCTCGTCCACGACCACCTTCCCGACGGCGACCGCTGCGGCCTCGGCATCGTGGACGACCGGGCCGGCATCTGCTGTCACGACGCCGAGACCGGGGCGCTGACGGCGATCATCGACACCGACGCCCCAGAGGCCCGCGAGTGGGCCATTTCAGTCTTCGAGCAGGTTCGCGAGGAGGCGACGCCGGTCGACCCTGCCGCCTTCGATTCCCACGAGTCGTCATAA
- a CDS encoding GIY-YIG nuclease family protein, with translation MLQDIQDSNRPDPVPFLMTVDEQLDTTDAVDSYRYGKNDGEYLYLIYLADDPLDTASDITPVYVGESRNIGSRIYQHYKKIDDALPVDGWEDDGSWGSFSKYDHIAAVRDAADSQLYVWILDVDTVEKSPYGVETYRQELEAKLVGLIFAHPKYRQTMTNREFAPNQALYEIGNAGHEWLTTDFARPGTSTEPPRETVPTTENSKAELWDHWLEKYVYTDLTDESTADPIPLFATDEQLTVERTDTGRLKRSAAIDERIRTEGKKCVHAGGLREDGYEGVIYLMYQLEDFEERSRPSIVPRYIGKAEAYGKKNELSANFTEIAAERSSTRSFARWGDGDYWHIGELSMALFENDSRKVAWASELFEPGTHRLKEQTYLWVRAWEQGVDTGPYGYEAYLAELEPQLIGVAQASHPKQLLNKSNVPDDAPINSAEFSFEGVQELS, from the coding sequence ATGCTCCAAGATATCCAGGACTCCAACCGCCCGGATCCGGTCCCATTCTTGATGACAGTCGACGAACAACTCGACACCACTGATGCAGTCGATAGCTATCGATACGGGAAAAACGACGGCGAGTACCTGTATCTCATCTACTTAGCGGATGATCCACTCGACACTGCGTCCGATATCACCCCCGTCTACGTCGGTGAATCGCGCAACATCGGCTCCCGGATCTACCAACACTACAAGAAAATCGACGACGCGCTCCCGGTCGATGGCTGGGAAGACGACGGCTCGTGGGGTAGCTTCTCGAAATACGACCACATCGCTGCGGTCCGGGATGCCGCCGACTCACAACTCTACGTGTGGATTCTCGACGTCGATACGGTAGAGAAATCGCCCTACGGTGTGGAGACGTACCGACAGGAACTCGAGGCGAAGCTGGTCGGACTCATCTTCGCACATCCGAAGTATCGACAAACGATGACGAACCGTGAGTTCGCACCGAATCAAGCGCTCTACGAGATCGGCAACGCCGGTCACGAGTGGCTCACGACCGATTTCGCGAGACCAGGAACTTCGACTGAGCCCCCTCGAGAAACAGTACCCACCACAGAAAACTCGAAAGCGGAACTCTGGGACCACTGGCTCGAAAAGTACGTTTACACTGACCTTACGGACGAATCGACAGCTGACCCGATCCCCTTGTTCGCCACCGATGAACAACTAACGGTCGAACGGACCGACACGGGTCGTCTCAAACGCTCGGCAGCCATCGACGAGCGAATTCGCACAGAGGGGAAAAAGTGCGTCCATGCCGGGGGACTGAGAGAAGATGGGTATGAGGGAGTCATCTATCTCATGTATCAGCTCGAAGACTTCGAAGAGCGCAGTCGGCCGAGCATCGTGCCGCGATACATTGGGAAAGCAGAAGCGTACGGGAAGAAAAACGAGCTGAGCGCGAACTTCACAGAAATCGCCGCTGAACGGTCGAGTACTCGGAGCTTCGCTCGCTGGGGCGATGGGGACTACTGGCACATCGGCGAACTCTCCATGGCACTCTTCGAAAACGATTCGCGGAAAGTGGCGTGGGCGAGCGAGCTGTTCGAACCAGGGACCCACCGACTCAAGGAACAGACGTACCTCTGGGTGCGGGCATGGGAACAGGGCGTGGACACCGGACCATATGGTTACGAGGCGTATCTCGCCGAGCTCGAACCACAGCTCATCGGCGTTGCTCAGGCTAGCCACCCGAAGCAATTACTGAACAAGAGCAACGTCCCCGATGACGCTCCAATCAATTCGGCTGAATTCTCGTTCGAAGGTGTCCAGGAACTATCGTAG